The following are encoded together in the Streptomyces sp. NBC_00358 genome:
- a CDS encoding non-ribosomal peptide synthetase, with translation MSVTPQTRPVDTAPGAAGPPTPSQSLPLSVGQEAIWIGWQLDPQQWTHIIPTPFRVHSTLDPARLREAVDALGDAYPQLRARVVGAADGLRLDWSNAPRIPVTEHIADGPLDEAVRRTWQRPFDLVSGPLARVDVVHGPDWTVLLVAVHHLVYDGASVLTLLDGLREAYAGLPVRPDDHREPLADFARRSRELADTPAGDTQRAHWREALRDVPVLELPATVDELRYTSHSDAVDSQLADRLRARAGELGVSYFTVLYAAYLAVLRRWTGQDDLVATIPFHGRTDPALREKVGYFVNALPVRHRIPATATCAQLVHEVRGTVKEALAHGELPLPAILRAAGLTGPDAHARTHRTVFQYWHAGLRADVDVQRLELKAGDTSCTLSLLDMESSADYALAVMVREDSGGTHVLWKDPAGTVGPTVLQAMNQDYRQVLETLADAPHTPLAHFADRIDTPAGPVSAERLAALAAGHPAVAAAVATPACGDADAAVRVRTNGPVDADELTTFVSDAWQGTAPRVRWSFATDPGDRARDAEADAAAAGTGRASTVEVLVELWQEELGVDDVGVDDSFFELGGHSLLAASLVGAVSRRFGCEVLLRGLFEFPRLGDFAAHVDELLGHHNGEPVGQGAVAADPGVSAAPQDALRDATQGSTHGAPQDVLQDAPRNGTVVADGPAPDVAAEDSFAASSFQERIWLAERLDPVKATYNVPLVWRIPGRMDATVLARALALLVARHEILRTAFTERDGRLRQTVGEPWRPHLDTLDLRDTADRDGALNAWLDAAAHHPFAPSSGRLLTAGLAELGDAEQILCVVLHHLVWDGESAEVFLRELDECYREAATPAPAAAPSLVPVPSSGPVPAAVPVEATHLRPASAHQERMGFIDQFEKGVVYPTAPVYHNLPLFLRLDRVPDPEELALAVTRLERAHEALRTNLLLTEGRTVQQITDGTRVSPCWFDTVPVSAAEPPAALRAWAAEPFDLAAEPLFKVAAQPAEDGTGWLVLTGHQAVVDRIALTVAARELLAALAGEEPATSSYWSWLEGISPEAKERDLAVRAEALRGDTDPLPLPERRTRAAIHVYEEQSVPLTVPQAAVVRDFADAHGLTGEDVLLGVFTALLGWYSGRQEMILGVAHAARTGSDAGIVGPLANLLPLRLSAPVGDSFTRIAVDTARELAGARARGLAPFDELVKRVDPAKDMSRTALFDVLFCYADGPRELALPDGSRAALVELGSGYGKYDLTLFLRPGDDGFDGRLVFNGRYFDEAQMTALAEHYVNLLDALLSTPDAPVGDADPLTRRERETQLRVWNATDADYPQATLHALIRAQAEVRGSATALTDAGRHLSYRELLDRATALARRLVAEGVSPGELVALLLPRGARQVEAMLAVLLAGAAYLPVDPTVPADRKTFILSDSGTRWALVDGEAKDQPGLTGFGGQVVALDEQVTDVPADAPALPEVPLDAPAYCIYTSGTTGRPKGVTVSHRNAVRLIDNDRFPFAFGPDDVWTLFHSYAFDFSVWEVFCGLAHGGRVVIVADEQARDARQFWQLMRRERVTVLNQTPSAFRQLLSVEEEPAPLDHLRCVIFGGEKLQPAMLRGWLERRPHVRLVNMYGITETTVHVTFRTVTRADAESDTSVIGTPIPTTTVHLVDPLTRRRLLPVGAVGEMLVGGAGVTDGYLGRPELTAERFVANPFGSGTLFRTGDLARYRTDGTLEFLGRADSQVQLRGYRIEPGEIESCLREHPGVGEAVVQLEDDRLVAYVQPRAEAPGAAQLRVHLAAKLPEYMIPAHYRSVTEIPLTANGKLDLDRLRGLGTSLATSSSREPATPTARIVAAAWAELLGVERVSADDSFFGLGGHSMLAVRLLGRLGRQFGLILPLRVLFEYPSLQDFADHIDAEGGCPADGVETATHPTGPEADGTPAAGFQKRIWLAERADPDSARYNVVLAWRSPAALDPGRLRAAMASLVARHEILRTRFVEKGDQLLQVVGAPWTPEPERLDLRHAADPDAGLREWLDEAAARPFDPASGQLLRWALADLGDRGWALLWCLHHLVVDGESVPVMLADLEHGYRTDGPPAAAPVQYREWVADRQAERDAPGHAAGLAHWSERLAGAPAYPRLSEPDAAEPHGAVAAVLPADTLDRLRRVQNEQGVSWFMVVSTVLAAVLHRWSGDQDITFGVPVSVRDRARFGTLVGPCLNTLVLRSDPGPDASLGDLLRSMRTEVLGAFEHQGVPFEDVIERLQPERRAGRTPYTDVTLNMNLLSGRRTSLGDVELNPLFFESFWRQETKFGLTVTLSEQDGRLTGVFSYRGDRFTAADVRTLADSFGRLLAAFPTALDRPLHDVPVTSAEPRTGQDLAQQSAQLTALSDQRRPQYRDFVAAQEAERDGGQRAAALRHFAGRLAGAPEYLDFPAPSAAGPNGTVPVALPDGLRERLRPLQDAGFSVYLAAAAALAVTLHRWTGQDDIVFATPLANRERPEFTELLGPCLNTVVLRSQPAEGARVRDLLESVRGELLGAFEHGSAPFEDVVDALRPARRPGRTPYADVTLSLETTAPQPPSVGGHRLQPFVHDRAGAAFVGKLGLTVVVSLTGDKLGVAVSYRGDRYRREDVEDFAALLGRALTVLPGSLDEPLAALDLVGDDRDRLLGRECGPRAAPATSVPQLVARWCRERPDSPAVESSRGTLSYRRLEQRADALAARIRPYVHGADPVVALMLDRGEDFVVAMLAVWRAGAAFCPVEPGQPDTRVDFILGDVRACVVVTAGPQDPAHRRLAEHGATVLAVDAPADAAHVPATAALPDPESTAYVIYTSGTTGSPKGVVVRHRSVAQVALWGAESFALGTQDRVAQLFSPGFDASQWDVWSALGSGGCLVPYEARRLDIPGLADWLDQQRISVCLVMTPVAEAVWASSAVQPQSLRWMLVGGGALTRRPPASLPYRVRNVYGPTETTIFALSGDLRHDGDGPLNNLGHPLSGVRVHVLDPHGNRCPAGVVGEICVAGAGVAVGYWRRPELTADRFRAGTPDGTPGPVYRTGDLGRRLPDGSIEYRGRADRQLKIRGYRIEPGEIEAALLRQDSVGQALVHGDPSRTPALVAYLVPVGSERPGAATVLEHLRSHVPSYMVPEAVVWLDVVPVTANGKVDESRLPVPGRQDLASAATWVAPDGDLQQRIAGHWEEVLSTTQVGAHDNFFDLGGNSLTLATLHSRLVADLGRPLAMVQLFEHPTVAALAGLLGEAGAPAPVPGRDRAMDRVTRARQAAAVLRARRGR, from the coding sequence ATGAGCGTCACCCCGCAGACCCGACCCGTCGACACCGCACCCGGGGCCGCCGGGCCGCCGACACCCTCGCAGAGCCTGCCGCTGTCGGTCGGCCAGGAGGCCATCTGGATCGGCTGGCAACTCGACCCGCAGCAGTGGACCCACATCATCCCCACCCCCTTCCGGGTCCACAGCACCCTGGACCCGGCCCGCCTGCGCGAGGCTGTCGACGCCCTCGGGGACGCCTATCCGCAGCTGCGGGCCCGGGTGGTCGGCGCCGCGGACGGCCTGCGGCTCGACTGGTCCAACGCGCCCCGGATTCCCGTCACCGAACACATCGCCGACGGTCCGCTCGACGAGGCCGTGCGCCGTACCTGGCAGCGCCCCTTCGACCTGGTGTCCGGCCCGCTCGCCAGGGTCGACGTGGTGCACGGCCCCGACTGGACGGTGCTGCTGGTGGCCGTGCACCACCTGGTGTACGACGGCGCCTCCGTCCTCACCCTGCTCGACGGACTCCGTGAGGCCTACGCCGGACTGCCGGTGCGCCCCGACGACCACCGGGAACCGCTCGCGGACTTTGCCCGCAGGTCACGCGAACTGGCCGACACACCGGCCGGTGACACCCAGCGTGCACACTGGCGCGAGGCCCTGCGGGACGTACCCGTCCTTGAACTCCCGGCCACCGTCGACGAACTGCGGTACACCAGCCACAGCGACGCCGTCGACTCACAGCTGGCCGACCGTCTGCGGGCCCGCGCCGGGGAACTGGGCGTTTCCTACTTCACGGTCCTCTACGCGGCATATCTGGCCGTGCTGCGCCGCTGGACCGGCCAGGACGACCTGGTGGCGACCATCCCCTTCCACGGACGCACCGACCCCGCGCTGAGGGAGAAGGTCGGCTACTTCGTCAACGCCCTGCCGGTCCGGCACCGCATCCCGGCCACGGCGACCTGCGCACAGCTGGTCCACGAGGTGCGGGGCACCGTCAAGGAGGCCCTCGCGCACGGCGAACTCCCGCTGCCGGCCATCCTGCGCGCCGCCGGTCTGACCGGACCCGACGCCCACGCCCGGACCCACCGCACTGTCTTCCAGTACTGGCACGCCGGGCTGCGCGCCGACGTGGACGTCCAGCGGCTGGAGCTGAAGGCGGGCGACACCTCGTGCACCCTGAGCCTGCTCGACATGGAGAGCAGTGCCGATTACGCGCTGGCCGTCATGGTCCGCGAGGACTCCGGCGGCACCCATGTGCTGTGGAAGGACCCGGCCGGCACTGTCGGTCCGACCGTGCTGCAGGCCATGAACCAGGACTACCGGCAGGTGCTGGAGACCCTCGCCGACGCCCCGCACACGCCCCTCGCACACTTCGCCGACCGCATCGACACCCCGGCAGGCCCGGTCTCCGCCGAGCGGCTCGCCGCACTGGCCGCGGGCCACCCCGCAGTCGCGGCCGCCGTCGCCACCCCGGCCTGCGGTGACGCGGACGCCGCCGTCCGGGTACGCACGAACGGGCCGGTCGACGCGGACGAGCTGACGACGTTCGTGTCCGACGCCTGGCAGGGCACGGCGCCCCGGGTGCGGTGGAGCTTCGCCACCGATCCCGGGGACCGCGCGCGTGACGCCGAGGCGGACGCTGCTGCGGCCGGTACCGGGCGGGCGTCGACGGTCGAGGTGCTGGTGGAGCTGTGGCAGGAGGAGCTGGGGGTTGACGACGTCGGTGTCGACGACTCGTTCTTCGAGCTGGGCGGACACTCGCTGCTCGCGGCGTCACTGGTGGGTGCCGTGTCGCGGCGGTTCGGCTGCGAGGTGCTGCTGCGCGGGCTGTTCGAGTTCCCGCGGCTGGGCGACTTCGCCGCTCACGTCGACGAACTGCTCGGCCATCACAACGGGGAGCCTGTCGGTCAGGGAGCCGTGGCGGCGGATCCCGGCGTGTCCGCTGCACCGCAGGACGCACTGCGGGACGCAACTCAGGGCTCAACTCACGGCGCACCACAGGACGTTCTCCAGGACGCACCGCGAAACGGCACCGTCGTGGCCGACGGCCCGGCGCCGGACGTCGCGGCCGAGGACTCCTTCGCGGCATCGAGTTTCCAGGAGCGCATCTGGCTCGCCGAGCGCCTGGACCCCGTCAAGGCCACGTACAACGTGCCGTTGGTGTGGCGGATCCCCGGACGCATGGACGCCACGGTGCTCGCCCGTGCCCTGGCCCTGCTGGTGGCACGCCACGAAATCCTGCGCACCGCGTTCACCGAGCGGGACGGCCGGCTGCGGCAGACCGTGGGTGAGCCGTGGCGGCCGCACCTCGACACGCTCGACCTGCGCGACACCGCCGACCGCGACGGTGCGCTGAACGCCTGGCTCGACGCCGCCGCGCACCACCCCTTCGCCCCTTCCTCGGGCCGGTTGCTCACGGCGGGTCTGGCGGAACTCGGCGACGCGGAACAGATCCTCTGCGTCGTCCTGCACCACCTGGTGTGGGACGGCGAGTCCGCCGAGGTGTTCTTGCGTGAACTGGACGAGTGCTACCGCGAGGCCGCCACACCGGCACCGGCGGCGGCTCCGTCCCTGGTTCCGGTTCCGTCTTCGGGTCCGGTCCCGGCCGCGGTCCCGGTGGAAGCCACGCACCTGCGGCCCGCCAGCGCCCATCAGGAACGCATGGGATTCATCGATCAGTTCGAGAAGGGGGTGGTCTATCCGACCGCCCCCGTCTACCACAACCTCCCGCTCTTCCTCCGGCTCGACCGCGTGCCCGACCCCGAGGAACTGGCCCTCGCCGTCACCCGGCTGGAACGCGCGCACGAGGCGCTGCGTACCAACCTCCTGCTCACCGAGGGACGCACCGTCCAGCAGATCACCGACGGCACCCGCGTCAGCCCGTGCTGGTTCGACACCGTGCCGGTCAGTGCCGCCGAACCACCGGCAGCGCTGCGCGCATGGGCGGCCGAGCCCTTCGACCTGGCAGCCGAGCCCCTGTTCAAGGTGGCCGCGCAGCCCGCCGAGGACGGCACCGGCTGGCTGGTGCTGACCGGTCACCAGGCGGTCGTGGACCGCATCGCCCTGACCGTGGCCGCCCGCGAACTGCTCGCGGCGCTCGCCGGCGAGGAGCCTGCCACCAGCAGCTATTGGTCCTGGCTGGAGGGGATCTCGCCTGAGGCGAAGGAGCGGGATCTTGCGGTACGGGCCGAGGCACTGCGCGGGGACACCGACCCGCTGCCGTTGCCGGAGCGCCGTACCCGCGCGGCCATCCACGTGTACGAGGAACAGTCCGTCCCGCTGACCGTTCCGCAGGCCGCCGTGGTCCGGGACTTCGCCGACGCGCACGGCCTGACCGGTGAAGACGTCCTGCTCGGCGTCTTCACGGCGCTGCTCGGCTGGTACTCCGGCCGGCAGGAGATGATCCTCGGCGTCGCGCACGCCGCCCGCACCGGCTCGGACGCCGGGATCGTGGGCCCGCTGGCCAACCTGCTGCCGCTGCGGCTGTCGGCCCCGGTCGGCGACTCCTTCACCCGTATCGCCGTCGACACGGCACGGGAACTCGCCGGCGCCCGCGCCCGTGGCCTCGCCCCCTTCGACGAACTCGTCAAGCGCGTCGACCCGGCCAAGGACATGAGCCGTACCGCCCTGTTCGACGTGCTCTTCTGCTACGCGGACGGTCCGCGGGAACTCGCGCTGCCCGACGGATCCCGGGCCGCCCTGGTCGAACTGGGCTCCGGCTACGGCAAGTACGACCTCACGCTCTTCCTGCGGCCCGGCGACGACGGGTTCGACGGCCGCCTGGTGTTCAACGGCCGGTACTTCGACGAGGCGCAGATGACCGCTCTCGCCGAGCACTACGTCAACCTGCTCGACGCCCTGCTGAGCACCCCGGACGCCCCCGTCGGCGACGCCGACCCGCTCACCCGGCGCGAACGGGAGACCCAGCTGCGGGTGTGGAACGCCACCGACGCGGACTACCCGCAGGCCACGCTGCACGCACTGATACGCGCCCAGGCGGAGGTCCGGGGCTCCGCGACGGCCCTGACCGACGCGGGCCGGCACCTCAGCTACCGCGAACTCCTCGACCGGGCCACCGCGTTGGCGCGCAGGCTGGTCGCCGAGGGAGTGAGTCCCGGCGAACTCGTGGCGTTGCTGCTGCCCCGCGGTGCCCGGCAGGTCGAGGCGATGCTCGCGGTCCTGCTGGCCGGTGCCGCGTACCTGCCGGTGGACCCGACAGTCCCGGCCGACCGCAAGACGTTCATCCTGAGCGACTCCGGGACGCGCTGGGCGCTCGTCGACGGCGAGGCCAAGGACCAGCCCGGTCTCACCGGGTTCGGGGGACAGGTGGTGGCCCTGGACGAGCAGGTGACCGATGTCCCGGCCGACGCCCCCGCACTGCCTGAAGTGCCGCTCGACGCGCCCGCGTACTGCATCTACACCTCCGGCACCACCGGTCGCCCCAAGGGTGTGACGGTCAGCCATCGCAACGCGGTCCGGCTGATCGACAACGACCGCTTCCCGTTCGCGTTCGGGCCCGACGACGTGTGGACGCTGTTCCACAGCTACGCCTTCGACTTCTCGGTGTGGGAGGTGTTCTGCGGCCTGGCGCACGGAGGCCGGGTGGTGATCGTCGCCGACGAACAGGCCCGCGACGCCCGCCAGTTCTGGCAGCTGATGCGGCGCGAGCGCGTCACCGTGCTCAACCAGACGCCCAGCGCCTTCCGCCAGTTGCTGAGTGTCGAGGAGGAACCGGCGCCCCTTGACCACCTGCGCTGCGTGATCTTCGGCGGCGAGAAGCTGCAACCCGCCATGCTGCGCGGCTGGCTGGAGCGCCGTCCGCACGTGCGCCTGGTGAACATGTACGGCATCACCGAGACCACCGTGCACGTCACCTTCCGTACCGTCACCCGTGCCGACGCGGAATCGGACACCAGCGTCATCGGCACGCCGATCCCCACCACCACGGTCCACCTGGTCGACCCGCTGACCCGGCGGCGGCTGCTGCCCGTCGGCGCGGTCGGCGAGATGCTGGTCGGCGGAGCGGGCGTCACCGACGGCTACCTGGGACGGCCCGAGCTGACCGCCGAGCGCTTCGTGGCAAACCCGTTCGGCTCCGGCACCCTGTTTCGTACCGGCGACCTGGCCCGCTACCGCACCGACGGCACGCTGGAGTTCCTCGGCCGGGCCGACTCCCAGGTGCAGTTGCGCGGCTACCGCATCGAGCCCGGCGAGATCGAGAGCTGCCTGCGGGAGCACCCCGGCGTCGGCGAAGCCGTCGTCCAGCTCGAGGACGACCGCCTCGTGGCCTACGTTCAGCCGCGCGCCGAGGCGCCGGGTGCGGCACAGCTGCGGGTGCACCTGGCGGCGAAGCTGCCCGAGTACATGATTCCTGCGCACTATCGCTCCGTCACCGAGATCCCGCTGACGGCCAACGGCAAACTGGACCTTGACCGACTGCGCGGGCTCGGAACCTCGCTGGCCACCTCCTCGTCCCGCGAACCTGCCACGCCGACGGCACGGATCGTTGCCGCCGCCTGGGCCGAACTCCTGGGTGTGGAACGGGTTTCGGCCGACGACTCCTTCTTCGGGCTCGGCGGACACTCGATGCTGGCCGTCCGTCTGCTGGGCCGGCTGGGACGGCAGTTCGGCCTCATCCTGCCGCTGCGCGTCCTGTTCGAGTACCCGAGCCTGCAGGACTTCGCCGACCACATCGACGCCGAGGGCGGATGCCCGGCCGACGGCGTGGAAACGGCCACGCACCCCACCGGACCGGAGGCCGACGGCACGCCGGCCGCCGGCTTCCAGAAACGGATCTGGCTGGCCGAACGCGCCGACCCCGACTCCGCCCGCTACAACGTGGTCCTCGCCTGGCGGTCCCCGGCCGCCCTGGACCCCGGCCGGCTGCGCGCGGCGATGGCCAGTCTGGTGGCCCGGCACGAGATCCTGCGCACCCGGTTCGTCGAGAAGGGCGACCAGCTCCTTCAGGTCGTCGGCGCGCCGTGGACGCCGGAACCCGAACGGCTCGACCTGCGCCACGCCGCCGACCCCGACGCGGGCTTGCGCGAGTGGCTCGACGAAGCCGCCGCCCGCCCCTTTGACCCGGCTTCCGGCCAGCTGCTGCGATGGGCCCTGGCCGATCTGGGCGACCGGGGCTGGGCCCTGCTGTGGTGCCTGCACCACCTCGTCGTGGACGGCGAGTCCGTCCCGGTGATGCTGGCCGACCTGGAGCACGGCTACCGCACGGACGGCCCCCCGGCCGCTGCCCCGGTGCAGTACCGCGAGTGGGTCGCCGACCGGCAGGCCGAACGTGATGCGCCCGGCCACGCGGCGGGCCTCGCCCACTGGAGCGAGCGGCTCGCCGGCGCCCCCGCCTACCCGCGGCTGTCCGAGCCCGACGCCGCGGAACCGCACGGTGCGGTGGCCGCCGTGCTGCCCGCCGACACCCTGGACCGGCTGCGGCGGGTGCAGAACGAGCAGGGCGTGTCGTGGTTCATGGTGGTGTCCACCGTGCTCGCCGCGGTGCTGCACCGGTGGTCCGGAGACCAGGACATCACCTTCGGTGTGCCGGTCTCGGTCCGCGACCGCGCCCGCTTCGGCACGCTCGTCGGCCCCTGCCTCAACACCCTCGTCCTGCGGTCCGACCCCGGACCCGACGCCTCGTTGGGCGATCTGCTGCGGTCCATGCGCACCGAGGTGCTCGGCGCCTTCGAGCACCAGGGTGTGCCGTTCGAGGACGTCATCGAGCGGCTTCAGCCCGAGCGTCGGGCAGGACGCACCCCGTACACCGATGTCACCCTCAACATGAACCTGCTCAGCGGGCGGCGCACCTCACTGGGCGACGTGGAGCTGAACCCGCTGTTCTTCGAGTCGTTCTGGCGTCAGGAGACGAAGTTCGGCCTGACGGTGACCCTCTCCGAACAGGACGGTCGGCTCACCGGCGTCTTCTCCTACCGGGGGGACCGCTTCACCGCGGCGGACGTACGCACCCTCGCCGACAGTTTCGGCCGGCTGCTCGCGGCATTCCCCACCGCTCTCGACCGTCCGCTGCACGACGTACCCGTCACGTCCGCAGAGCCGCGGACCGGCCAGGACCTCGCGCAGCAGTCCGCGCAGCTCACCGCCCTGTCGGACCAACGGCGCCCGCAGTACCGGGACTTCGTGGCCGCCCAGGAAGCGGAGCGTGACGGCGGGCAGCGCGCCGCGGCCCTCCGCCACTTCGCCGGACGGCTCGCCGGGGCACCGGAGTACCTCGACTTCCCCGCGCCGTCGGCCGCGGGCCCCAACGGGACCGTACCCGTGGCGCTCCCGGACGGCTTGCGTGAGCGGCTGCGCCCCCTGCAGGACGCCGGTTTCTCGGTCTACCTGGCGGCCGCCGCGGCCCTCGCGGTCACGTTGCACCGCTGGACCGGGCAGGACGACATCGTGTTCGCCACTCCGCTCGCCAACCGCGAACGGCCCGAGTTCACCGAGTTGCTGGGCCCGTGCCTGAACACGGTGGTCCTGCGCTCGCAGCCGGCTGAGGGCGCCCGGGTGCGGGATCTGCTGGAGTCGGTGCGCGGCGAACTGCTCGGCGCCTTCGAGCACGGCAGCGCGCCCTTCGAGGACGTCGTAGACGCGCTCAGGCCTGCCCGCCGACCCGGCCGCACCCCGTACGCGGACGTCACGCTCAGCCTGGAGACGACGGCGCCACAACCGCCGTCTGTCGGTGGACATCGCCTCCAGCCCTTCGTCCACGACCGCGCCGGTGCAGCCTTCGTGGGCAAGCTCGGTCTCACGGTCGTGGTGTCGCTGACCGGCGACAAGCTCGGCGTCGCAGTGTCCTACCGCGGTGACCGGTACCGGCGGGAGGACGTCGAAGACTTCGCCGCCCTGCTTGGCCGGGCCCTGACGGTGCTGCCCGGCAGCCTGGACGAGCCGCTCGCCGCACTCGACCTGGTCGGCGACGACCGCGACCGGCTGCTCGGCCGGGAGTGCGGACCCCGGGCCGCCCCCGCCACCAGCGTGCCGCAGCTCGTCGCCCGGTGGTGCCGTGAGCGACCCGACAGCCCGGCCGTGGAGTCCTCGCGCGGAACGCTCAGTTACCGAAGGCTCGAACAGCGGGCGGACGCCCTCGCGGCCAGGATCAGGCCGTACGTGCACGGCGCTGACCCCGTCGTCGCGCTGATGCTGGACCGTGGCGAGGACTTCGTCGTGGCGATGCTCGCCGTCTGGCGGGCCGGTGCCGCGTTCTGCCCCGTGGAGCCCGGACAGCCCGACACGCGCGTCGACTTCATCCTCGGCGACGTGCGCGCCTGCGTGGTGGTCACCGCCGGACCGCAGGACCCCGCACACCGGCGGCTCGCCGAGCACGGCGCCACCGTCCTCGCGGTGGACGCACCGGCCGACGCGGCACATGTCCCGGCCACCGCTGCCCTCCCGGACCCGGAGTCGACGGCATACGTCATCTACACCTCGGGCACCACGGGCAGCCCCAAGGGCGTAGTGGTCCGGCACCGCAGCGTGGCCCAAGTCGCCCTGTGGGGGGCCGAGTCGTTCGCCCTCGGTACCCAGGACCGGGTTGCCCAGCTGTTCAGCCCCGGCTTCGACGCCTCGCAGTGGGACGTGTGGAGCGCCCTGGGCTCCGGCGGCTGCCTGGTCCCGTACGAGGCGCGGCGCCTGGACATCCCGGGGCTGGCCGACTGGCTCGACCAGCAGCGGATATCGGTGTGCCTGGTGATGACCCCGGTCGCGGAGGCCGTCTGGGCCAGCTCGGCCGTACAGCCGCAGTCGCTGCGCTGGATGCTCGTCGGCGGCGGCGCCCTGACCCGGCGGCCACCGGCCAGCCTGCCGTACCGGGTACGCAACGTGTACGGGCCCACAGAGACCACCATCTTCGCGCTCAGCGGTGATCTCCGGCACGACGGCGACGGGCCGCTCAACAACCTCGGCCACCCGCTCTCCGGCGTACGGGTCCATGTGCTCGACCCGCACGGCAACCGGTGCCCAGCCGGTGTGGTCGGTGAGATCTGCGTCGCAGGGGCAGGCGTCGCGGTGGGCTACTGGCGCCGGCCCGAACTGACCGCGGACCGCTTCCGCGCCGGCACGCCCGACGGCACCCCCGGTCCCGTGTACCGGACCGGGGACCTGGGACGTCGGCTGCCGGACGGCTCGATCGAGTACCGGGGCCGCGCCGACCGGCAGTTGAAGATCCGCGGCTACCGGATCGAGCCCGGCGAGATCGAGGCCGCCCTGCTCAGGCAGGACAGCGTGGGCCAGGCCCTCGTGCACGGCGACCCGTCCCGTACCCCCGCCCTGGTCGCCTATCTGGTGCCCGTTGGCAGTGAACGGCCAGGCGCTGCAACGGTGTTGGAGCATCTGCGCTCCCACGTACCGTCTTACATGGTTCCCGAGGCCGTCGTCTGGCTGGACGTAGTGCCGGTCACGGCCAACGGCAAGGTCGACGAGAGCAGGCTGCCGGTCCCCGGACGGCAGGATCTGGCGTCGGCCGCCACCTGGGTCGCGCCCGACGGAGACCTGCAGCAGCGCATCGCCGGCCACTGGGAAGAGGTGTTGAGCACGACGCAGGTCGGCGCGCACGACAACTTCTTCGACCTGGGCGGCAATTCACTGACCCTGGCCACCCTGCACTCCCGGCTGGTGGCGGACCTGGGGCGCCCGCTGGCAATGGTCCAGCTCTTCGAGCACCCCACCGTCGCCGCGCTCGCCGGACTGCTCGGTGAGGCCGGAGCTCCGGCCCCCGTACCCGGCCGGGATCGGGCCATGGACCGGGTGACCCGGGCCCGGCAGGCGGCGGCGGTCCTGCGCGCCCGGCGGGGCCGGTAG
- a CDS encoding MFS transporter encodes MVASTTTEPQPGTGPQDTGPGQGARLKALRVLLCAEVLSMTGSQLSAVALPWFILETTGSPAFMSRVMAAQMVAVVVFGVMGAALAGRLGPRRVMLISDTARGPLVALVPVLHHWGLLPMPLFMAILFAVGAFFAPYVASQQAVLPALVGDDETMLSTANARLQGATRLTILLGPPLAGLLIAGLGAPVVLFLDAVSYLAAALLVRWGLPGHLVTRRQPDRGRLRDSLRVLVKNRMLTFWSLAQALGEMGWQAMFALIPVFALLRYDGSSALAGTLLGAFGGGALAGTLLVKPALRRVSSMRLAVVGRVGQGLLFLALLLPLNALGLAAFLCAVGLLNGISNAPMIAVRTTLIPERLRSMTLTVIAAFALSGGSLGLAVSGTAVESLGLSRTFTVLVVLQACGTLLFLLGLTAAPRTTRSGDRAGGQEQQAVSG; translated from the coding sequence ATGGTGGCATCCACGACGACCGAGCCGCAGCCCGGGACCGGTCCCCAGGACACCGGGCCCGGCCAGGGCGCCCGTCTGAAGGCCCTGCGGGTACTGCTGTGCGCGGAGGTCCTGTCGATGACGGGTTCCCAGCTCAGCGCTGTCGCCCTGCCCTGGTTCATCCTGGAGACCACCGGCTCGCCCGCCTTCATGAGCCGTGTCATGGCCGCGCAGATGGTGGCCGTGGTGGTCTTCGGCGTCATGGGCGCCGCGCTGGCGGGGCGTCTCGGACCGAGGCGGGTGATGCTCATCTCGGACACCGCGCGGGGCCCGCTCGTCGCTCTGGTACCGGTCCTGCACCACTGGGGACTGCTGCCGATGCCTCTGTTCATGGCCATCCTCTTCGCGGTCGGTGCCTTCTTCGCGCCGTACGTGGCCAGTCAGCAGGCCGTGCTCCCGGCGCTGGTCGGTGACGACGAGACGATGCTGAGCACCGCCAACGCCCGGCTGCAGGGCGCCACCCGGCTCACCATCCTGCTGGGTCCGCCGCTGGCTGGCCTGCTGATCGCCGGGCTCGGGGCCCCCGTCGTGCTCTTCCTCGATGCCGTCAGCTACCTGGCCGCCGCGTTGCTCGTCCGCTGGGGACTGCCCGGCCACCTGGTCACCCGGCGCCAACCGGACCGGGGCAGGCTGCGCGACAGTCTCCGGGTCCTGGTGAAGAACCGCATGCTCACCTTCTGGTCGCTGGCCCAGGCACTTGGAGAGATGGGCTGGCAGGCGATGTTCGCGCTGATCCCGGTCTTCGCGCTGCTGCGCTACGACGGCTCCTCGGCCCTGGCCGGCACACTGCTGGGAGCCTTCGGCGGCGGTGCGCTGGCCGGCACCCTGCTCGTCAAACCCGCCCTGCGCCGGGTCTCCAGCATGCGGCTGGCCGTCGTCGGACGGGTCGGACAAGGGCTGTTGTTCCTGGCCCTGCTGCTGCCCCTGAACGCGCTGGGACTTGCCGCGTTCCTTTGCGCGGTCGGCCTGCTGAACGGGATCTCCAACGCCCCGATGATTGCGGTGCGCACCACCCTCATCCCGGAGAGGCTGCGATCGATGACCCTGACGGTGATCGCCGCCTTCGCACTGTCCGGCGGCTCGCTGGGCCTCGCGGTTTCCGGGACGGCGGTGGAATCGCTCGGCCTGTCCAGGACGTTCACCGTACTGGTCGTGCTCCAGGCGTGCGGCACCCTGCTCTTCCTGCTCGGCCTGACCGCCGCGCCCCGCACGACCAGGTCCGGTGACAGGGCGGGCGGTCAGGAAC